In Antechinus flavipes isolate AdamAnt ecotype Samford, QLD, Australia chromosome 3, AdamAnt_v2, whole genome shotgun sequence, a genomic segment contains:
- the LOC127555290 gene encoding olfactory receptor 52K2-like → MSASNITSLHPPSFLLMGIPGLEHLHIWISIPFCSAYTLALLGNCTLLFVIWTDPALHEPMYLFLAMLSAIDLVLSSSTLPKMLAIFWVNDHEISFHACLTQMFFLHSFSIMESAILLAMAFDRFVAICEPLHYATMLTRSLISRIGMAAVARAVALMIPLPFLLRRFSYCRSRVIAHCYCEHMAVVKLACGNTRFNNVYGIAVALVIVGLDLLFVVLSYALILRAVLRLASQEARYKAFGTCASHVGAILAFYTPVVISSVMHRLARHAAPHVHILAANFYLLFPPMVNPIIYGVKTKQIRERVMGLFQRKKI, encoded by the coding sequence ATGTCAGCCTCCAATATCACTTCCCTGCACCCGCCATCCTTCCTGCTAATGGGAATCCCGGGCCTAGAGCATCTGCACATCTGGATCTCTATTCCCTTTTGTTCAGCCTACACCCTGGCCCTGCTGGGTAATTGCACTCTGCTCTTTGTCATCTGGACAGATCCTGCCCTCCATGAACCCATGTACCTCTTCTTGGCCATGTTATCAGCCATTGATCTTGTTCTCTCCTCCTCTACCCTTCCCAAGATGCTGGCAATCTTCTGGGTGAATGACCATGAGATCAGTTTCCACGCCTGTCTAACGCAAAtgttcttcctccattccttttccaTTATGGAGTCAGCCATCCTCCTAGCTATGGCCTTTGACCGTTTTGTGGCCATTTGTGAACCACTGCACTACGCCACGATGCTAACACGGTCACTCATTTCCAGAATTGGAATGGCAGCTGTAGCGCGGGCCGTGGCCCTCATgatccctctccccttcctgctGCGGCGTTTTTCCTATTGCCGGAGCCGAGTGATCGCCCACTGCTACTGTGAGCACATGGCAGTGGTGAAACTGGCCTGTGGCAACACACGGTTCAATAATGTCTACGGAATTGCAGTAGCTCTGGTCATCGTGGGCTTGGACCTGCTTTTTGTGGTCCTCTCTTACGCTCTGATACTGAGGGCAGTGCTCAGACTGGCCTCTCAGGAGGCTCGGTACAAAGCCTTTGGAACCTGTGCTTCCCACGTGGGGGCCATTTTGGCTTTCTATACACCTGTTGTGATCTCATCAGTTATGCACCGGTTGGCCCGCCATGCTGCCCCCCATGTCCACATCCTTGCAGCCAACTTCTACCTGCTTTTCCCACCCATGGTCAACCCCATCATCTATGGAGTCAAGACAAAACAGATCCGTGAACGAGTCATGGGTctcttccaaagaaagaaaatctag